A genome region from Blautia coccoides includes the following:
- a CDS encoding cation-translocating P-type ATPase gives MYEAFTTPQLEETFHTQKADGLSSAEAAERLRQSGENILKKGKEQTILDMVMEQLNDPMIFILFMAAAISMLLRQFSDTAIIFVVIALNTTVGVIQEGRAKKAMDALKKMTAPSAVVKRDGAYKKIPASGVVPGDLVKIEAGDQVPADIRLIKVQGFQTNESALTGESMPVQKTDTVLPQGIPMAEWKNVAFMSTEAMKGSAEGIVVATGMETELGKIAGMINDTPTELTPLQKRLGDLGKILSVVAVVLCAALFLLGVVQHRNILQMLLVAISLAVAAIPEGLPAVVTIVLALGVARMVKVNTIIRKLPAVETLGSVGIICSDKTGTLTENKMKVVEIYGDDRKLPLSKIRRREFPRLMEGFLLCNNSMLGKQEIGDSTELALLHMGEEMGYNREKLKEQYPRTYEIPFDSERKYMATVHKDGGNETVYVKGACDYILERCAFAAVRGKSVPMTEVQRMKIRMAMEGMAQDGLRVLALAFKEHVKDKSESALTNNLVFVGMAGMMDPPRKEVTQSIRTLKRAGVQVAMITGDYKDTALAVAKKIGIADSMDQCVTGAELDNMSEERFAKKMKDLRVFARVTPAHKVKIVSRFRKNGQIVAMTGDGVNDAPSLQAADIGIAMGKNGTDVAKNAADMVLTDDNFSTIEKAMEEGRGIYVNIKKSILFLLSSNFGEIITMFVAVLLSLETPLKASHILWVNLITDSLPALALGVDKNDPASLMRKKPRDPNEGLFAHGGWLFTVFYGMLISAITLYAFHKGGQTYAFTVLGVSQLFHAIGMRDRDKSVLRMNHLDNPFMILAFFLGLALQIMVTEVPYFVRAFQTVQLSFGEWQWLLGISAIPLLMHEILLLPRLISGSRKKQ, from the coding sequence ATGTACGAAGCATTCACAACCCCCCAATTAGAAGAAACTTTCCACACGCAGAAAGCTGACGGCCTTTCCTCCGCTGAGGCCGCAGAAAGACTCCGCCAATCCGGAGAAAACATACTGAAAAAAGGCAAAGAGCAGACAATTCTGGATATGGTCATGGAACAGCTCAACGACCCCATGATATTCATTCTGTTCATGGCTGCCGCAATCTCCATGCTCCTCCGCCAGTTCAGTGATACAGCTATTATTTTTGTAGTCATAGCCCTGAACACCACTGTAGGAGTCATCCAGGAGGGCAGAGCCAAAAAAGCCATGGATGCCCTGAAGAAAATGACTGCTCCGTCCGCCGTAGTCAAGCGTGACGGTGCCTACAAGAAAATTCCTGCTTCCGGCGTAGTGCCCGGGGATTTGGTCAAGATCGAGGCAGGAGACCAGGTACCGGCAGACATCCGGCTTATAAAAGTACAAGGCTTTCAGACAAACGAGTCCGCCCTCACCGGTGAATCCATGCCGGTCCAAAAAACAGATACAGTCCTGCCTCAGGGAATCCCCATGGCAGAGTGGAAGAACGTCGCATTTATGTCAACCGAAGCTATGAAAGGAAGCGCTGAAGGAATCGTGGTAGCTACCGGTATGGAGACCGAGCTTGGCAAGATAGCAGGTATGATCAATGATACCCCCACGGAACTGACGCCTCTGCAGAAACGCCTGGGTGACCTTGGAAAAATACTCAGCGTTGTGGCAGTGGTTCTCTGTGCAGCCCTTTTCCTTCTGGGAGTGGTCCAGCACCGCAATATTCTTCAGATGCTTCTGGTGGCCATATCCCTGGCCGTGGCAGCTATACCGGAGGGACTTCCCGCTGTGGTTACCATTGTCCTGGCCCTGGGTGTTGCCCGCATGGTAAAAGTCAACACCATTATAAGGAAACTCCCCGCTGTGGAAACCCTCGGTTCTGTGGGTATCATCTGTTCTGACAAAACAGGCACACTTACAGAGAACAAGATGAAGGTAGTGGAAATATACGGTGATGACCGCAAGCTTCCATTGTCAAAAATCCGCCGCAGGGAATTTCCCCGCCTGATGGAGGGCTTTCTCCTGTGCAACAACAGTATGCTGGGAAAACAGGAGATCGGTGACTCCACAGAGCTTGCCCTTCTCCACATGGGAGAAGAGATGGGGTATAACCGGGAGAAATTAAAGGAACAATATCCGCGTACCTATGAAATCCCTTTTGACTCCGAACGGAAATACATGGCAACCGTACACAAAGACGGCGGCAACGAGACAGTATACGTGAAGGGAGCCTGCGACTATATTCTGGAGCGCTGTGCATTTGCGGCAGTCAGGGGGAAATCCGTTCCCATGACAGAGGTCCAGCGTATGAAGATCCGTATGGCAATGGAGGGAATGGCTCAGGACGGGCTTCGCGTGCTGGCCCTTGCCTTTAAGGAACATGTAAAGGACAAAAGTGAGTCTGCGCTGACAAATAATCTGGTATTCGTGGGAATGGCAGGTATGATGGATCCGCCCAGAAAAGAAGTGACCCAATCTATCCGCACCCTGAAAAGAGCGGGCGTGCAGGTGGCTATGATAACAGGAGATTATAAAGACACAGCTCTGGCTGTGGCTAAAAAAATCGGTATTGCAGACTCCATGGACCAGTGCGTTACCGGCGCAGAACTGGACAACATGAGTGAAGAGCGTTTTGCAAAAAAGATGAAGGACCTGCGGGTATTTGCCCGTGTTACCCCGGCCCATAAGGTGAAGATCGTCAGCCGTTTCCGAAAAAACGGACAGATTGTTGCCATGACCGGAGACGGTGTCAACGACGCGCCGTCCCTGCAGGCCGCTGACATTGGAATCGCCATGGGCAAAAACGGTACGGATGTGGCGAAGAATGCTGCGGATATGGTGCTGACAGATGATAACTTTTCCACCATCGAGAAAGCCATGGAAGAAGGCAGAGGCATTTACGTGAACATCAAGAAATCAATCCTGTTCCTGCTGTCCTCCAACTTCGGTGAGATCATAACCATGTTCGTGGCAGTTCTTCTTTCCCTGGAGACCCCTTTGAAGGCAAGCCATATTCTGTGGGTGAACCTGATCACAGATTCTCTGCCTGCACTTGCACTGGGGGTTGATAAGAATGATCCGGCGTCTCTTATGAGGAAAAAGCCCAGGGACCCCAATGAAGGGCTGTTTGCCCATGGGGGCTGGCTGTTCACTGTATTTTACGGAATGCTCATCAGCGCGATCACACTCTATGCCTTCCATAAAGGAGGGCAGACCTATGCCTTTACAGTGCTGGGTGTGTCCCAGCTCTTTCACGCCATAGGAATGCGCGACAGGGATAAATCGGTGCTTCGGATGAACCACCTGGATAATCCTTTTATGATACTTGCGTTTTTCCTGGGGCTTGCACTACAGATCATGGTGACGGAGGTTCCGTATTTTGTACGGGCGTTTCAGACAGTGCAGCTTTCCTTTGGAGAGTGGCAGTGGCTGCTGGGAATTTCTGCGATCCCGCTGCTCATGCATGAGATTCTGCTCCTGCCAAGACTTATCAGCGGCAGCCGGAAAAAACAGTGA
- a CDS encoding sensor histidine kinase: protein MKNLSLKQKLTILYTILMTINICAVLAVLFSLSNREILSSVQNRLRESVAGAFDDIEMDDGKLDFDSDILELENGVYLSVYDMEGRLLYGKIPYGFDQSMAFQDGLVRRQKAEQVEYYVLDMSYAPEENINLMVRGIISITDSEESFRITLRLALICLPLLVILTAVLGYFMTRRTLRPVAHITETVRTIQEEEDLSRRINLGEGRDEIYRLAATFDKMLGQIEDSMKREKQFTSDVSHELRTPLSVILMQCDSLLSHDSLPDEILEEITVIQRKAGGLSRMVSQLLLLSRADQGREKVTMETLDFSGLSEMAAAEMAVMAEEKGIRLETNISPGVMLYGDETLLIRLWLNLLQNAVTYGKEGGCIYMSLQEEGEAVTGCVKDDGIGISAEDLPHIWERFYRADSSRNDVGSSGLGLSMVQWIINVHNGTIQAVSEPGRGSTFTFCLPKEKKS from the coding sequence ATGAAAAATCTGTCTTTAAAACAAAAACTGACGATACTTTATACCATTCTCATGACCATCAACATCTGTGCTGTGCTGGCGGTTTTATTTTCCCTCAGTAACAGGGAAATACTCAGTTCTGTCCAGAACAGGCTGCGGGAAAGCGTGGCAGGAGCCTTTGATGATATTGAGATGGATGACGGAAAACTGGATTTTGATTCGGATATTCTGGAGCTGGAAAACGGCGTGTATCTCTCTGTGTATGATATGGAAGGCAGGCTTTTGTACGGCAAGATTCCTTACGGTTTTGACCAGTCTATGGCCTTTCAGGACGGCCTGGTGCGGAGGCAGAAGGCAGAGCAGGTGGAATATTACGTTCTTGATATGTCCTATGCGCCGGAAGAGAACATTAACCTAATGGTAAGAGGGATCATATCTATAACGGATTCTGAGGAGAGCTTTCGGATAACGCTGCGCCTGGCTCTGATCTGCCTTCCGCTTCTGGTGATCCTCACTGCTGTTCTGGGTTATTTTATGACCAGGAGAACACTGCGTCCCGTAGCTCATATTACGGAGACGGTCCGAACCATCCAGGAGGAAGAAGATTTGTCCAGAAGGATAAATCTGGGAGAAGGAAGGGATGAAATATACCGCCTTGCCGCCACCTTTGACAAGATGCTGGGGCAGATTGAAGACAGTATGAAACGCGAGAAACAGTTTACTTCAGATGTATCCCATGAACTGCGCACGCCCCTGTCTGTTATACTGATGCAGTGTGATTCCCTTCTTTCACATGACAGTCTGCCGGATGAGATCCTGGAAGAGATCACAGTGATCCAGAGAAAGGCAGGCGGCCTTTCCCGGATGGTCTCCCAGCTCCTTCTTCTGTCCAGGGCGGACCAGGGCCGTGAGAAGGTGACAATGGAAACATTAGATTTCAGCGGACTCTCTGAGATGGCGGCCGCGGAGATGGCAGTTATGGCGGAGGAAAAAGGGATACGGCTGGAAACAAATATCAGCCCAGGTGTCATGTTGTACGGGGATGAAACCCTGCTCATCCGACTCTGGCTCAACCTGCTCCAGAATGCAGTCACATATGGAAAAGAGGGCGGCTGTATCTATATGAGCCTTCAGGAGGAGGGAGAAGCGGTTACAGGATGTGTGAAGGATGACGGAATTGGAATCAGCGCTGAAGATCTGCCTCATATCTGGGAACGCTTTTACCGGGCCGACAGCTCTCGAAATGACGTGGGAAGCTCCGGGCTGGGACTTTCCATGGTACAGTGGATCATTAATGTCCACAACGGCACGATACAGGCGGTGAGTGAACCCGGCAGGGGGAGCACATTTACTTTTTGTCTTCCAAAGGAGAAAAAAAGTTAA
- a CDS encoding class I SAM-dependent methyltransferase has protein sequence MADGWKDYEILDTSNGEKLERWGDYILVRPDPQVIWDTPKKNAGWRKMNGHYHRSAKGGGEWEFFDLPKQWCIQYGKLTFNLKPFSFKHTGLFPEQAVNWDWISEKIKKAGRPVKVLNLFAYTGGATLAAAAAGAAVTHVDASKGMVSWAKENAVSSGLGDAPIRWLVDDCVKFVEREIRRGNHYDAIIMDPPSYGRGPKGEIWKIEEAIHPLIKLCAQLLSDKPLFFLVNSYTTGLAPAVLTYMLATELKSFHGKVDSQEIGLPVKESGLILPCGASGRWECEDK, from the coding sequence ATTGCTGACGGATGGAAGGATTATGAAATCCTTGACACTTCCAATGGAGAGAAACTGGAACGCTGGGGGGATTATATTCTGGTAAGACCGGATCCCCAGGTGATTTGGGATACCCCAAAAAAGAATGCCGGATGGCGGAAGATGAACGGACATTATCACAGGAGTGCAAAGGGAGGCGGTGAATGGGAGTTTTTCGATCTGCCGAAGCAGTGGTGTATTCAGTATGGAAAGCTTACGTTTAACCTGAAGCCTTTTAGTTTTAAACATACCGGGCTTTTCCCGGAGCAGGCAGTGAATTGGGACTGGATTTCCGAGAAAATAAAAAAGGCCGGGAGACCGGTCAAGGTACTGAACCTTTTCGCCTATACAGGCGGTGCTACTCTGGCGGCGGCGGCTGCTGGCGCTGCGGTTACACATGTGGATGCCTCGAAAGGGATGGTTTCCTGGGCTAAGGAGAACGCTGTATCCTCAGGTCTGGGAGATGCCCCCATTCGCTGGCTGGTAGATGACTGCGTGAAGTTTGTGGAACGGGAGATCCGCCGGGGGAATCACTACGATGCCATTATTATGGACCCGCCCTCTTACGGCAGGGGACCAAAAGGCGAAATCTGGAAAATCGAAGAGGCGATCCATCCGCTGATCAAGCTGTGCGCCCAGCTTCTCAGTGACAAACCGCTTTTCTTCCTTGTGAACTCTTATACCACAGGCCTTGCACCGGCAGTGCTGACATATATGCTGGCTACAGAGCTAAAAAGCTTCCATGGAAAGGTGGATTCCCAGGAAATCGGTCTGCCTGTAAAAGAGAGCGGACTGATACTGCCCTGCGGTGCTTCCGGACGCTGGGAATGTGAAGATAAGTAA
- a CDS encoding aminotransferase class I/II-fold pyridoxal phosphate-dependent enzyme — MTPYRELSREQLQAMKADLEKQFEEVKAKGLNLDMSRGKPSKKQLELAMDMLEELKSTDKLKCETGIDCRNYGLLDGIPEARRLLGAMTEVSAEQIVIFGNSSLNVMFDTVSRSMTHGVCGSTPWCKLDKVKFLCPSPGYDRHFKITEYFGIEMITVPMTPTGPDMDMIEELVSSDPAIKGVWCVPKYSNPQGITYSEETVKRFARLKPAAEDFRIFWDNAYCIHHLYEEQDFLLEILEECEKAGNPDLAYKFISTSKVSFPGSGIAAVASSPRNLADFRKHMAIQTIGHDKINQLRHVRFFKDIEGMHEHMRKHAEILRPKFEAVENTLEKEIGGAGIGTWTTPKGGYFISFDSMEGCAKDIVAKAAEAGVKMTEAGATFPYGVDPHDSNIRIAPSFPTPEELQLATEIFVLSVKLVSVDKLLAE; from the coding sequence ATGACGCCGTACAGAGAACTGAGTAGAGAGCAGTTGCAGGCAATGAAAGCCGATTTGGAGAAACAATTTGAGGAAGTAAAAGCAAAAGGACTGAATCTGGATATGTCCAGAGGAAAACCGTCCAAGAAGCAGCTTGAACTGGCAATGGATATGCTGGAAGAGCTAAAGAGCACCGACAAACTGAAATGTGAAACAGGTATTGACTGCCGTAACTACGGCCTGCTGGATGGTATTCCGGAGGCAAGAAGGCTTCTGGGAGCTATGACTGAGGTCTCAGCAGAGCAGATCGTGATCTTCGGCAATTCCAGTCTGAATGTTATGTTTGACACAGTTTCACGTTCCATGACACACGGTGTATGCGGCAGCACTCCGTGGTGCAAATTAGATAAAGTAAAATTCCTGTGTCCGTCACCGGGATATGACCGTCATTTTAAGATTACAGAATACTTCGGTATTGAGATGATCACGGTTCCCATGACGCCCACCGGCCCGGACATGGATATGATCGAAGAGCTGGTAAGCTCTGACCCGGCCATCAAGGGTGTATGGTGTGTGCCGAAATACTCCAATCCCCAGGGTATCACCTACTCTGAAGAGACTGTAAAGCGCTTTGCCAGACTGAAACCGGCAGCGGAAGATTTCCGTATTTTCTGGGATAACGCATACTGCATCCATCATTTATATGAGGAGCAGGATTTCCTGTTAGAGATTCTGGAGGAGTGTGAAAAAGCAGGCAATCCGGATCTGGCATACAAGTTTATTTCCACTTCTAAAGTCAGCTTCCCTGGCTCCGGAATCGCAGCGGTTGCGTCCTCTCCGAGAAATCTGGCTGACTTCAGAAAGCACATGGCTATCCAGACTATCGGTCATGATAAGATCAACCAGTTGAGACACGTGCGTTTCTTCAAGGATATTGAAGGTATGCATGAGCACATGAGAAAACACGCGGAAATCCTTCGTCCGAAATTTGAGGCAGTGGAAAACACCCTGGAGAAAGAGATCGGCGGAGCAGGTATCGGAACATGGACCACACCAAAGGGCGGATATTTCATCTCCTTTGACTCCATGGAAGGCTGTGCAAAAGATATTGTAGCTAAGGCAGCAGAGGCAGGGGTGAAGATGACAGAGGCGGGAGCTACCTTCCCGTATGGCGTTGATCCTCATGACAGCAACATTCGTATTGCGCCCAGCTTCCCCACACCGGAAGAACTGCAGCTGGCAACGGAAATTTTTGTGCTCAGTGTTAAGTTGGTCAGTGTTGATAAGTTACTGGCGGAGTAA
- a CDS encoding PepSY domain-containing protein — MRKKYFAFLMAAVISAVVLTACGGTGTEQNAAQGGTGQESGASGSSQSGTGQETGAAGSPQSGTSQETGGNGDSQGSTAVTEDQARSTALTHAGVTEEEITGIRVKKDHEDGLQVYDVEFYVGNKEYDYEIDASTGEILSADFEIEDDFNKDNATNLNPAVSQEEASAAALAKVPGAEAKDLRIKLEEDDGKLIYEGDIYYSGTEYEFEIDASTGDFLKWSEERD, encoded by the coding sequence ATGAGAAAAAAATATTTTGCATTTCTAATGGCAGCAGTCATCTCCGCAGTGGTTTTAACAGCCTGCGGCGGTACCGGAACAGAACAAAATGCCGCACAGGGCGGAACAGGGCAGGAGTCGGGCGCTTCCGGCAGTTCCCAGAGTGGAACAGGGCAGGAGACCGGCGCTGCCGGCAGTCCCCAGAGTGGAACAAGCCAGGAGACCGGCGGTAATGGTGATTCTCAGGGCAGTACAGCCGTCACCGAAGATCAGGCCAGAAGTACAGCTCTGACCCACGCAGGCGTGACAGAGGAGGAGATTACAGGAATCCGTGTGAAAAAAGACCATGAGGATGGCCTCCAGGTTTATGATGTGGAGTTTTACGTGGGAAATAAAGAATATGACTATGAAATTGATGCATCTACTGGTGAAATCTTAAGCGCTGATTTTGAAATTGAAGATGATTTTAATAAAGATAATGCCACAAACCTGAATCCGGCAGTAAGCCAGGAGGAGGCATCCGCGGCGGCCCTTGCAAAGGTTCCGGGAGCTGAGGCAAAGGATCTGCGCATAAAGCTGGAGGAGGATGACGGAAAGCTGATTTATGAGGGTGACATCTATTATAGCGGAACAGAATATGAATTCGAGATAGACGCATCCACCGGTGATTTCCTGAAATGGAGTGAAGAGCGGGACTAA
- a CDS encoding L,D-transpeptidase family protein, whose amino-acid sequence MKKKKGKKGKYTKAKKFVLGILIGYVALMVLGYIAGVVYFTKHFYLGSQINGMNASGKSVEDVEDSIVDEIASYTLKLKERDGKTESIVASQINMQYVDDGKIQELKDKQNPFLWFLSFAHQNDYDMSATTTYDKDMLYAAVDALDAFQEANITQPADAYLGDTDTGYEIVPEVMGNALDKDKVKEQILKAIDGGKTELDLEAEDCYLKPTVYSTDENLIKQRDQSNAYLGVTVTFDFSDRQEVVNKDVIKNWLTTDENGDVVLDEEKAKEFVVEMAKKYDTFGYPRQFVTSSGETITVSGGDYGWLIARNDTTAKLVEAIKSGQSQTMEPEYTYRGYVRDTNDIGNTYVEISLQAQHMWFYKDGQLLVSTDVVTGNHNQGWDTHTGIYGIMYKERNATLVGENYSSPVQYWMPFYANTGIHDADWRDSFGGSEYINNGSHGCVNTPPSNAEKIYNNIEKGVPVVVY is encoded by the coding sequence ATGAAAAAAAAGAAAGGGAAAAAAGGTAAGTACACGAAGGCAAAGAAATTTGTATTGGGCATTCTGATTGGATATGTGGCTCTTATGGTACTTGGATACATAGCCGGTGTCGTATACTTTACCAAACATTTCTATCTGGGTTCCCAGATAAACGGAATGAACGCATCCGGCAAGAGTGTGGAGGATGTGGAAGACAGCATTGTGGATGAGATTGCGTCCTATACATTGAAGCTGAAGGAGCGGGACGGAAAAACAGAATCCATTGTAGCGTCACAGATCAATATGCAGTATGTGGATGACGGTAAGATCCAGGAACTGAAGGACAAGCAGAATCCGTTCCTATGGTTTTTGTCATTTGCACATCAGAATGACTATGATATGTCAGCCACCACAACCTATGACAAAGACATGCTGTATGCGGCGGTGGATGCTCTGGATGCCTTTCAGGAGGCGAATATCACCCAGCCTGCAGACGCCTATCTGGGCGACACGGATACAGGATACGAGATTGTCCCTGAGGTCATGGGAAATGCCCTGGATAAGGACAAGGTAAAAGAGCAGATTCTGAAAGCCATTGACGGAGGTAAGACGGAGCTGGATCTGGAAGCTGAGGATTGTTATCTCAAGCCAACAGTATACAGCACGGACGAGAACCTGATCAAACAGCGGGATCAGAGCAATGCCTATCTGGGTGTCACTGTGACCTTTGATTTCTCTGACAGGCAGGAAGTAGTGAATAAGGATGTGATCAAGAACTGGCTTACCACGGATGAGAACGGGGATGTGGTTCTGGATGAAGAAAAGGCAAAAGAATTTGTTGTGGAAATGGCAAAGAAATACGATACGTTTGGCTATCCCCGCCAGTTTGTTACTTCTTCAGGAGAGACCATTACAGTAAGCGGCGGTGATTACGGCTGGCTGATCGCTAGAAATGACACCACGGCAAAGCTGGTTGAAGCCATAAAGAGCGGCCAGTCACAGACCATGGAGCCTGAGTACACCTACAGAGGATATGTAAGGGATACCAATGATATTGGAAATACATACGTGGAGATTAGCCTGCAGGCACAGCATATGTGGTTCTATAAGGACGGACAGCTTTTAGTGAGTACAGATGTCGTTACAGGAAACCATAACCAGGGATGGGATACTCATACGGGAATCTACGGCATTATGTATAAAGAGAGAAATGCCACACTGGTTGGCGAGAATTATTCCTCACCGGTTCAGTATTGGATGCCCTTCTATGCCAACACAGGAATCCATGACGCGGACTGGAGGGACAGTTTCGGTGGTTCAGAATATATCAACAACGGCTCCCACGGCTGCGTGAATACGCCTCCGTCTAATGCGGAGAAGATATATAACAATATAGAAAAGGGTGTGCCGGTGGTGGTATACTAA